The genomic interval CCGGGCGTCGGGAGCCGCCGACAACTGTCGCCTGTTCAGCGGAACCGTCGAGAGCGTGGGATACAACCTCGAGGATCTCGATACCTGCGGGCTGGCGGGCGTCGGGGACCAGGTGACCACGAATCCCGTCCTCGGTCCGCTCCAGGACAACGGCGGCTCGACCCTCGTCCGGCCGCTCCTCGACGGGAGCCCAGCGATCGACGCCGGGAATCCCGACGGCTGCGTGGACATCACCGCCGTTCCGTCGAACCTGGCCACCGACCAGCGGGGCGTCCCGCGCCCACTCGACGGCGACCAGGACCTGGTCGCGCGCTGCGACGTCGGCGCGCACGAGTTCGATCGCCACGACGTCTGGGGCGTCGCGGCGGCGTCCGATCCCTTCACGCTGACATGGCAGGCCTTGCCCGGAGCCTCGGGCTACCTCGTCTACCGGGGGAACATGGCCGCGCTTCGATCGGGGAGCTACGGCGAGTGTGTCACGACCGGCGGGGACCTGACGGTCACGAAGCTCGAGGACGCCGAGATCCCGCCCGCGGGGGACTTCTTCTTCTATCTCGTGGCGGCGCGCGTCGACGGCGAGGAGTGGACGATCGGATTCGAGTCGTCGGGTCGGGAACGGAGCCTCGAGCCGTCGGCGCGGTGTCCTTAGCGCAAGGGCGGCTCGCGCCGGCGGAGCTCGGACGTTCCGGATGTGGCCGGGCGTATCGGCGGCCGGGACGAACGGCGTCCCGGCCATCCGATTCCGCGGGGTGGGTCTACGGCTTCAGATCGACGCGTCGGCCGACGCTCGGAACGCCCTTCTTGTCCACGACGAAGAGGAGGTACACGCCGGGGACGGCCTGCCCCTGGAATCTCGGCGTGGTCACCCGAACGTTGCCGGCCGGACCCGCCTTCGTGAATCCCAGCTTCACGTACCGATCGCCCGTCGTCAGGCTGTGGGTGTTGTGATCGCTGCGGAGGAGGACCACCGAGCCGATTTCGTCCGCGCGCCCCGCGATCGTGAGATCGAAGTGGCCCGCGTAGCCGATCGCCTCCGGGGCGTCGACGATCCGGGGCCGTGAGGAACGTCCGCCGCCCTTCTGGAACAGGTACGCCGGCGAGAAGATCTGGCCGACGGGAACGCCCAGGTCGGGATCGCCCCGCGGAAGGATGCCGGCATACGAGGACGTCAGCGGGAACGCCGGGTCGTCCGGCCGCACCAGGGCCTCGCGATTCTCCCCGGCGAAGAACACGGTCGCATCCGGCAGCAGCGTCGCGGTTCCGTGCAGTCCTCGCGAGACCGTCGACTTGGCCAGCTTCGTCACCGATCCGGTCGCGGGGTCGAACATCTGGAAGTGATGGCCCTCTCGTTCCTCGAAGGTGCACGGCCTCCCGTCGACGACACATCCGGGAGAGCGGTTCACCCCGTGTCCGATCAGCACCTTGCCGTCCGGCAGGAGGACCGCCTTCGTCGTCGAGAGCGGTTGCAGGATGTCGCCGACCTTCCGCCATCGCGGGTCGGGCTCGGTGAAGTCGATCTTCTCGACGGTCCCGGTCTGATTACCGCTCGCATCGACCCCCGAGATCATGAACCACCGGTGCGCAACGGTGTTGCCGTCGCCGTCGAGCTCGACCAGGCTCGCGCTCGGACAGCAGTAGGGCCGGACTTCGAGCGCCTTGTCCACGAACGTCCAGTGGTTCTTCGCGGGAACGTCCCGATCGGGGTCCCGGAGCGCTCCCAGGACGTCCAGGCACCAGGTGTTCCCGTCGGTGAAGCGGGGCGTGCCTCCCCCGACGCCGAACCGCGCGCCTCCCTTCTGTCGTTCGCCCCGCGCGTTGCGGTAGGCCGGGGTTCCCGCGGCGTCCTCGTTCTCGATCGAGCCGTAGTGGATCTCCCCGTTGAACGTGCAGACTTTCCAATCGTCCTGCCCCGGTCCCGTCTGGACGACCTCCATCTGCGGATAGAGAGGGAAGGCCATCCGGGCGTTCTCGAGCGAGATGCTCCGGTCGGTCTTCGGGTCGTAGACCTCCGGAACCACGATGTTCACGCGGCTTGCGGTGAACGCCGTATCGCTCTGCGTCTGGTTGCTTCGGCCCTTCGCGGCGCGATCCGGATCCGGCGGCACGGTCCCGTCCTGGTCGAACCCGCCGAGGATCAGCACCAGATCGTTCGGCAGCGGAGCCGCCGACGGATACCAGCGCGCATACTCCAGATCGGAGGGGTCGGACGGCTGCGTGCTCTGCGGATTCCGCGGATCGCAGTTCGGGTAGAACGGGGCGTTCGGGTCGCTCGCGAACAACCCGGTGCCGAACGGATCCCGACGCCAGTTCGCGAGGTCGCACGGCTCCGTCCGCCGGACCCAGGTTTCGGTCTCCGGGTCGAACACGTTGACCTTGTACAACCCGTTGTTGCTCTGCATGTCGTGACCGCCGAAAACGTAGACGCGTCCGTCGGAGAGGGTCACGCGTGCGTTGCAGTAGGTGTTGTAGAACATGCCCTTGGAGTAGCCGTTCTCCTGGAAGGCGGCACGGTTCAGCTCGAAGTCCTTCTCGTCGAGAAGCGCCGTGTGGTACTTGCTCTGGTTCCGGAATGCGGCGGGGTGGCCGATGTCGAACAGGAGCTGCCGTTCCATCGTGCGGTTGGCGACGATGCGCGTCGGCACGCTCTGGGACAGTCCCTGCCGCATCGTGTAGCCGCCGTAGGTCAGCCGCTGGAACGAGTCGTCGGGCACGCAGAGGGGGCGGGGGTCCACCGCCGTGCAGTCGGTCGGCCGGAGCCCGAGGAACGGCGCGGACGGCGAATCGAAGCCGTGCAGGACATCCCTCAGCGCCGTGTTGAACTGGTTGCCCGCGGTTGTCAACGCGCCCCGCTGGATGGCCAGGTCGACCAGTGCCGGATCGGCCATGTCGTTGACGGAGTACTGCGGGAACCTCGCGTGGAAGAGGATCTTCGGGTTCTGCGAGCCCTTCTTCCAGACCAGTCCCATGTGGACCGCCTCGGCGCTCTGCATGGGGATCAGAGGGGAAACCTGGCCGCACGTCGCCGGCGGACAATCGGCGTTGGGGTCCGGAAAGTTGGACTGCGCCGACGTGTCCGGCCACAGTCCGAGGGAGAGGCACGCCAGCGTGCAGAGGCCCTCGGCCACGCACGCGACGGGGTTGCGCTTCGAACGGTTCATCGTCCACCTCCTTGGTTGCTTCGGTCTTGCTCGGCGCCTTCGCCGCGGGGGACACCAGGGGCGCCCGCATCGGGATGCCTCGGGTCTACCGATGAGGGCCATGGAGTCGACGATTCCGACTGTACGTGACTTCGACCGCGACTTCGGGCGAGCGCGGGACGGTTCTTGCTTCTACGCCCGGCCGTCCCCGGGAGACGGGGCTGCACGCGGACGGCGGGCGTCCCGCGCCCGCTCGATGGCGAGGTACGGACGATCGGATTCGAGTCGTCGGTTCGGGAACGCAGCCTCGAGCCGTCGGCACGCTGTCCCTGGCCTCACCCTCCCGGCGCGGTCCTCCCCCGCCACCCGAACGGCCGGCCGGTGTCAGCAGCGAAGCTCGGGGAGGATTCCCGCGTCGGCCAGCCGCGCGATCTCGCGCCGTATCGAACCGCGCTCGTCGTCCGACGCCGGCAGGAGCGGCGGACGGGGAGAACCTCCGTGCAGGCCACGGACCTCCATCGCCGCCTTGATGCCCGGGACTCCCGCGGCGTCCACGATGAGGCGGCCCGATTCGGCGACGGCCGACTGCAGCGTCCGCGCGCGCTCGAGATCTCCCGCGACGTGCGCGCGATGGAGGGCCACGAGGGGCTCGGGAAGGACGTCCGCGGCCGCGAGCACGCCGCCCACGGCGCCGGCGGCGAGCGCAGGCTCGAAGATCGAAACGCTTCCGCAAAGGACACGAAAGCTCGCGGGGACTCGAGCCAGAAGCTCCCGCAGCTTCGCGAGATCGCCGGAGCTGTCCTTCAGCCCCGCCACGTTGGGGTGCTTCGCGAGCGTTTCCGCGACGGAGGCGGGGAGCTCCAGCCCCGTGAACTTGGGGACGTTGTAGAGGAGGATCGGGATGGGCGACGCGTCGGCGACCGCCTCGAAGTGGCGCCGGAGCGCCCCTTCGGTCATCCGGGACCTGAAGTAGAACGGGGTGATCACGAGCGCCAGGTCGGCGCCGCAGTCGGCGGCGGAAGCGGCGAGGCGGATCGTGGCTTCCGTGCTCTCGAGACCCACGCCGGCCATGAGGATCCGGCCTCGGGGCACCGCCCGCCGCGCCGCGCGCAGGACTTCGAGTTTCTCGTTCTCCTCGAGATAGGCGGCCTCGCCGGTCGAACCGAGCAGGAGATAACCCGCCGCTCCGTGAACCTCGTACCGCGCGAGATTCCCGGCGAGCGCCCCGGCGTCGACGCGTCCCCGACCGTCGAACGGCGTCGTGACCGGAGGAAAGACACCCGAGAGGTTCATGCCGAGCCTTCCTCCATCAGAGCACCATCGTCTCGTGGATCGTCTCGCCCCGGGCGAAGCGCCCGGCGGAGAGCGAGGAGATGTCGACCGAGGTCGCTCGCCCGGTGGAGATCCACTCCGCGATCGCCTCTCCCGTCGCGGGAGCGTGCATGATGCCGTGACCGGAGAACCCCGTGGCGAGGAAGAACCCGGGGACGCCGTCCGCCTCTCCCAGCACGGCGTGGTGGTCCGGGGTGACCTCGTACAGGCCGGCCCAGCTTC from Candidatus Polarisedimenticolaceae bacterium carries:
- a CDS encoding galactose oxidase-like domain-containing protein, translated to MNRSKRNPVACVAEGLCTLACLSLGLWPDTSAQSNFPDPNADCPPATCGQVSPLIPMQSAEAVHMGLVWKKGSQNPKILFHARFPQYSVNDMADPALVDLAIQRGALTTAGNQFNTALRDVLHGFDSPSAPFLGLRPTDCTAVDPRPLCVPDDSFQRLTYGGYTMRQGLSQSVPTRIVANRTMERQLLFDIGHPAAFRNQSKYHTALLDEKDFELNRAAFQENGYSKGMFYNTYCNARVTLSDGRVYVFGGHDMQSNNGLYKVNVFDPETETWVRRTEPCDLANWRRDPFGTGLFASDPNAPFYPNCDPRNPQSTQPSDPSDLEYARWYPSAAPLPNDLVLILGGFDQDGTVPPDPDRAAKGRSNQTQSDTAFTASRVNIVVPEVYDPKTDRSISLENARMAFPLYPQMEVVQTGPGQDDWKVCTFNGEIHYGSIENEDAAGTPAYRNARGERQKGGARFGVGGGTPRFTDGNTWCLDVLGALRDPDRDVPAKNHWTFVDKALEVRPYCCPSASLVELDGDGNTVAHRWFMISGVDASGNQTGTVEKIDFTEPDPRWRKVGDILQPLSTTKAVLLPDGKVLIGHGVNRSPGCVVDGRPCTFEEREGHHFQMFDPATGSVTKLAKSTVSRGLHGTATLLPDATVFFAGENREALVRPDDPAFPLTSSYAGILPRGDPDLGVPVGQIFSPAYLFQKGGGRSSRPRIVDAPEAIGYAGHFDLTIAGRADEIGSVVLLRSDHNTHSLTTGDRYVKLGFTKAGPAGNVRVTTPRFQGQAVPGVYLLFVVDKKGVPSVGRRVDLKP
- a CDS encoding dihydrodipicolinate synthase family protein, whose translation is MNLSGVFPPVTTPFDGRGRVDAGALAGNLARYEVHGAAGYLLLGSTGEAAYLEENEKLEVLRAARRAVPRGRILMAGVGLESTEATIRLAASAADCGADLALVITPFYFRSRMTEGALRRHFEAVADASPIPILLYNVPKFTGLELPASVAETLAKHPNVAGLKDSSGDLAKLRELLARVPASFRVLCGSVSIFEPALAAGAVGGVLAAADVLPEPLVALHRAHVAGDLERARTLQSAVAESGRLIVDAAGVPGIKAAMEVRGLHGGSPRPPLLPASDDERGSIRREIARLADAGILPELRC